A single genomic interval of Lynx canadensis isolate LIC74 chromosome A2, mLynCan4.pri.v2, whole genome shotgun sequence harbors:
- the PDE4A gene encoding cAMP-specific 3',5'-cyclic phosphodiesterase 4A isoform X3, with product MSIQFKRMLNRELTHLSEMSRSGNQVSEYISTTFLDKQNEVEIPSPTMKDREKQPAPRQRPSQQPPPPGPQFQPMSQITGVKKLMHSSSLSDSSIPRFGVKTNQEELLAQELENLNKWGLNIFCVSEYAGGRSLSCIMYTIFQERDLLKKFRIPVDTMVTYMLTLEDHYHPDVAYHNSLHAADVLQSTHVLLATPALDAVFTDLEILAALFAAAIHDVDHPGVSNQFLINTNSELALMYNDESVLENHHLAVGFKLLQEDNCDIFQNLSKRQRQSLRKMVIDMVLATDMSKHMTLLADLKTMVETKKVTSSGVLLLDNYSDRIQVLRNMVHCADLSNPTKPLELYRQWTDRIMAEFFQQGDRERERGMEISPMCDKHTASVEKSQVGFIDYIVHPLWETWADLVHPDAQEILDTLEDNRDWYYSAIRQSPSPPPEEEPRGPGHPPPPDKFQFELTLEEEDEEEVSTAPGAFTVQGLSVAQDASPAEELLEVDGQDMPTEVKVQEPCCTQQADSAGSVAAGKDKATSPDASVDAVGRSSPLALSAGSPLPPALRTPPPPEDTPGLPGLPSTAAEVGAQKEHQAAKRACSACTGTSGEDPPPLPAPGGWGSAGGPT from the exons ATGAGTATACAG TTCAAGAGGATGTTAAACCGTGAACTCACACATCTGTCAGAGATGAGCAGGTCAGGAAACCAGGTCTCTGAGTACATCTCCACCACATTCCTGG ACAAGCAGAATGAAGTGGAGATTCCATCACCCACGATGAAGGATCGAGAAAAACAGCCAGCTCCCCGCCAGAGACCTTCCCAGCAGCCCCCGCCCCCTGGGCCGCAATTCCAGCCCATGTCTCAGATCACGGGGGTGAAGAAGCTGATGCATAGCAGCAGCCTGAGTGACTCTAGCATCCCCCGCTTTGGGGTGAAGACCAACCAAGAAGAGCTCCTGGCCCAA GAACTGGAGAACCTGAACAAGTGGGGTCTGAACATCTTCTGCGTATCCGAATACGCCGGAGGCCGTTCCCTCAGCTGCATCATGTACACGATATTTCAG GAGCGTGACCTGCTGAAGAAATTCCGCATCCCAGTGGACACCATGGTGACATATATGCTGACCCTGGAGGACCACTACCACCCCGACGTGGCCTACCACAACAGCCTGCACGCGGCCGATGTGCTGCAGTCCACCCACGTGCTGCTGGCCACACCCGCGCTAGAT gCTGTGTTCACGGACCTGGAGATTCTTGCCGCCCTCTTCGCGGCCGCTATTCATGACGTAGACCACCCTGGGGTCTCCAACCAGTTCCTCATCAACACTA ATTCGGAGCTGGCGCTCATGTACAACGATGAGTCGGTGCTGGAGAACCACCACCTGGCCGTGGGCTTCAAGCTGCTGCAGGAAGACAACTGCGATATCTTCCAGAACCTCAGCAAGCGCCAGCGGCAGAGCCTGCGCAAGATGGTCATCGACatg GTGCTGGCCACGGACATGTCCAAACACATGACCCTCCTGGCAGACCTGAAGACCATGGTGGAGACCAAGAAGGTGACCAGCTCGGGGGTCCTCCTGCTGGACAACTACTCCGAccgcatccag GTCCTTCGGAACATGGTGCACTGTGCAGACCTCAGCAACCCCACCAAGCCACTCGAGTTGTACCGCCAGTGGACCGACCGCATTATGGCCGAGTTCTTCCAGCAGGGGGACCGTGAACGTGAGCGGGGCATGGAGATCAGCCCCATGTGCGACAAGCACACAGCCTCGGTGGAGAAGTCTCAG GTGGGTTTCATCGACTATATCGTGCACCCGCTGTGGGAGACGTGGGCTGACCTGGTCCACCCGGACGCCCAGGAGATCCTGGACACGTTAGAGGACAACAGAGACTGGTACTACAGCGCCATTCGCCAGAGCCCATCACCGCCGCCTGAGGAGGAGCCCAGGGGGCCaggccacccacccccacctgatAAGTTCCAGTTTGAGCTGACGCtggaagaggaagatgaggaggaggtgTCTACCGCCCCGGGTGCATTTACGGTGCAGGGATTGTCCGTGGCTCAGGATGCGTCCCCAGCTGAGGAACTCTTGGAGGTCGATGGCCAGGATATGCCCACGGAGGTGAAGGTACAGGAACCTTGCTGCACGCAGCAAGCAGACTCGGCCGGTAGTGTGGCTGCGGGCAAGGACAAGGCCACGTCCCCAGACGCATCCGTGGATGCCGTAGGCCGCAGCAGCCCCCTGGCCCTGTCTGCCGGGAGCCCCCTTCCGCCCGCCTTGAGGACCCCGCCCCCTCCAGAGGACACCCCGGGCCTCCCGGGCCTCCCCTCCACGGCGGCCGAGGTGGGGGCCCAAAAAGAACATCAGGCTGCCAAGAGGGCGTGCAGTGCCTGCACAGGAACGTCCGGCGAGgacccccccccactcccagctcctggggggtgggggtcagctgGAGGCCCTACCTGA
- the PDE4A gene encoding cAMP-specific 3',5'-cyclic phosphodiesterase 4A isoform X2: MPLVDFFCETCSKPWLVGWWDQFKRMLNRELTHLSEMSRSGNQVSEYISTTFLDKQNEVEIPSPTMKDREKQPAPRQRPSQQPPPPGPQFQPMSQITGVKKLMHSSSLSDSSIPRFGVKTNQEELLAQELENLNKWGLNIFCVSEYAGGRSLSCIMYTIFQERDLLKKFRIPVDTMVTYMLTLEDHYHPDVAYHNSLHAADVLQSTHVLLATPALDAVFTDLEILAALFAAAIHDVDHPGVSNQFLINTNSELALMYNDESVLENHHLAVGFKLLQEDNCDIFQNLSKRQRQSLRKMVIDMVLATDMSKHMTLLADLKTMVETKKVTSSGVLLLDNYSDRIQVLRNMVHCADLSNPTKPLELYRQWTDRIMAEFFQQGDRERERGMEISPMCDKHTASVEKSQVGFIDYIVHPLWETWADLVHPDAQEILDTLEDNRDWYYSAIRQSPSPPPEEEPRGPGHPPPPDKFQFELTLEEEDEEEVSTAPGAFTVQGLSVAQDASPAEELLEVDGQDMPTEVKVQEPCCTQQADSAGSVAAGKDKATSPDASVDAVGRSSPLALSAGSPLPPALRTPPPPEDTPGLPGLPSTAAEVGAQKEHQAAKRACSACTGTSGEDPPPLPAPGGWGSAGGPT, translated from the exons ATGCCCTTGGTGGATTTCTTCTGTGAGACCTGCTCCAAGCCGTGGCTGGTGGGCTGGTGGGACCAG TTCAAGAGGATGTTAAACCGTGAACTCACACATCTGTCAGAGATGAGCAGGTCAGGAAACCAGGTCTCTGAGTACATCTCCACCACATTCCTGG ACAAGCAGAATGAAGTGGAGATTCCATCACCCACGATGAAGGATCGAGAAAAACAGCCAGCTCCCCGCCAGAGACCTTCCCAGCAGCCCCCGCCCCCTGGGCCGCAATTCCAGCCCATGTCTCAGATCACGGGGGTGAAGAAGCTGATGCATAGCAGCAGCCTGAGTGACTCTAGCATCCCCCGCTTTGGGGTGAAGACCAACCAAGAAGAGCTCCTGGCCCAA GAACTGGAGAACCTGAACAAGTGGGGTCTGAACATCTTCTGCGTATCCGAATACGCCGGAGGCCGTTCCCTCAGCTGCATCATGTACACGATATTTCAG GAGCGTGACCTGCTGAAGAAATTCCGCATCCCAGTGGACACCATGGTGACATATATGCTGACCCTGGAGGACCACTACCACCCCGACGTGGCCTACCACAACAGCCTGCACGCGGCCGATGTGCTGCAGTCCACCCACGTGCTGCTGGCCACACCCGCGCTAGAT gCTGTGTTCACGGACCTGGAGATTCTTGCCGCCCTCTTCGCGGCCGCTATTCATGACGTAGACCACCCTGGGGTCTCCAACCAGTTCCTCATCAACACTA ATTCGGAGCTGGCGCTCATGTACAACGATGAGTCGGTGCTGGAGAACCACCACCTGGCCGTGGGCTTCAAGCTGCTGCAGGAAGACAACTGCGATATCTTCCAGAACCTCAGCAAGCGCCAGCGGCAGAGCCTGCGCAAGATGGTCATCGACatg GTGCTGGCCACGGACATGTCCAAACACATGACCCTCCTGGCAGACCTGAAGACCATGGTGGAGACCAAGAAGGTGACCAGCTCGGGGGTCCTCCTGCTGGACAACTACTCCGAccgcatccag GTCCTTCGGAACATGGTGCACTGTGCAGACCTCAGCAACCCCACCAAGCCACTCGAGTTGTACCGCCAGTGGACCGACCGCATTATGGCCGAGTTCTTCCAGCAGGGGGACCGTGAACGTGAGCGGGGCATGGAGATCAGCCCCATGTGCGACAAGCACACAGCCTCGGTGGAGAAGTCTCAG GTGGGTTTCATCGACTATATCGTGCACCCGCTGTGGGAGACGTGGGCTGACCTGGTCCACCCGGACGCCCAGGAGATCCTGGACACGTTAGAGGACAACAGAGACTGGTACTACAGCGCCATTCGCCAGAGCCCATCACCGCCGCCTGAGGAGGAGCCCAGGGGGCCaggccacccacccccacctgatAAGTTCCAGTTTGAGCTGACGCtggaagaggaagatgaggaggaggtgTCTACCGCCCCGGGTGCATTTACGGTGCAGGGATTGTCCGTGGCTCAGGATGCGTCCCCAGCTGAGGAACTCTTGGAGGTCGATGGCCAGGATATGCCCACGGAGGTGAAGGTACAGGAACCTTGCTGCACGCAGCAAGCAGACTCGGCCGGTAGTGTGGCTGCGGGCAAGGACAAGGCCACGTCCCCAGACGCATCCGTGGATGCCGTAGGCCGCAGCAGCCCCCTGGCCCTGTCTGCCGGGAGCCCCCTTCCGCCCGCCTTGAGGACCCCGCCCCCTCCAGAGGACACCCCGGGCCTCCCGGGCCTCCCCTCCACGGCGGCCGAGGTGGGGGCCCAAAAAGAACATCAGGCTGCCAAGAGGGCGTGCAGTGCCTGCACAGGAACGTCCGGCGAGgacccccccccactcccagctcctggggggtgggggtcagctgGAGGCCCTACCTGA
- the PDE4A gene encoding cAMP-specific 3',5'-cyclic phosphodiesterase 4A isoform X4 yields the protein MQTYRSVSEMASHKFKRMLNRELTHLSEMSRSGNQVSEYISTTFLDKQNEVEIPSPTMKDREKQPAPRQRPSQQPPPPGPQFQPMSQITGVKKLMHSSSLSDSSIPRFGVKTNQEELLAQELENLNKWGLNIFCVSEYAGGRSLSCIMYTIFQERDLLKKFRIPVDTMVTYMLTLEDHYHPDVAYHNSLHAADVLQSTHVLLATPALDAVFTDLEILAALFAAAIHDVDHPGVSNQFLINTNSELALMYNDESVLENHHLAVGFKLLQEDNCDIFQNLSKRQRQSLRKMVIDMVLATDMSKHMTLLADLKTMVETKKVTSSGVLLLDNYSDRIQVLRNMVHCADLSNPTKPLELYRQWTDRIMAEFFQQGDRERERGMEISPMCDKHTASVEKSQVGFIDYIVHPLWETWADLVHPDAQEILDTLEDNRDWYYSAIRQSPSPPPEEEPRGPGHPPPPDKFQFELTLEEEDEEEVSTAPGAFTVQGLSVAQDASPAEELLEVDGQDMPTEVKVQEPCCTQQADSAGSVAAGKDKATSPDASVDAVGRSSPLALSAGSPLPPALRTPPPPEDTPGLPGLPSTAAEVGAQKEHQAAKRACSACTGTSGEDPPPLPAPGGWGSAGGPT from the exons TTCAAGAGGATGTTAAACCGTGAACTCACACATCTGTCAGAGATGAGCAGGTCAGGAAACCAGGTCTCTGAGTACATCTCCACCACATTCCTGG ACAAGCAGAATGAAGTGGAGATTCCATCACCCACGATGAAGGATCGAGAAAAACAGCCAGCTCCCCGCCAGAGACCTTCCCAGCAGCCCCCGCCCCCTGGGCCGCAATTCCAGCCCATGTCTCAGATCACGGGGGTGAAGAAGCTGATGCATAGCAGCAGCCTGAGTGACTCTAGCATCCCCCGCTTTGGGGTGAAGACCAACCAAGAAGAGCTCCTGGCCCAA GAACTGGAGAACCTGAACAAGTGGGGTCTGAACATCTTCTGCGTATCCGAATACGCCGGAGGCCGTTCCCTCAGCTGCATCATGTACACGATATTTCAG GAGCGTGACCTGCTGAAGAAATTCCGCATCCCAGTGGACACCATGGTGACATATATGCTGACCCTGGAGGACCACTACCACCCCGACGTGGCCTACCACAACAGCCTGCACGCGGCCGATGTGCTGCAGTCCACCCACGTGCTGCTGGCCACACCCGCGCTAGAT gCTGTGTTCACGGACCTGGAGATTCTTGCCGCCCTCTTCGCGGCCGCTATTCATGACGTAGACCACCCTGGGGTCTCCAACCAGTTCCTCATCAACACTA ATTCGGAGCTGGCGCTCATGTACAACGATGAGTCGGTGCTGGAGAACCACCACCTGGCCGTGGGCTTCAAGCTGCTGCAGGAAGACAACTGCGATATCTTCCAGAACCTCAGCAAGCGCCAGCGGCAGAGCCTGCGCAAGATGGTCATCGACatg GTGCTGGCCACGGACATGTCCAAACACATGACCCTCCTGGCAGACCTGAAGACCATGGTGGAGACCAAGAAGGTGACCAGCTCGGGGGTCCTCCTGCTGGACAACTACTCCGAccgcatccag GTCCTTCGGAACATGGTGCACTGTGCAGACCTCAGCAACCCCACCAAGCCACTCGAGTTGTACCGCCAGTGGACCGACCGCATTATGGCCGAGTTCTTCCAGCAGGGGGACCGTGAACGTGAGCGGGGCATGGAGATCAGCCCCATGTGCGACAAGCACACAGCCTCGGTGGAGAAGTCTCAG GTGGGTTTCATCGACTATATCGTGCACCCGCTGTGGGAGACGTGGGCTGACCTGGTCCACCCGGACGCCCAGGAGATCCTGGACACGTTAGAGGACAACAGAGACTGGTACTACAGCGCCATTCGCCAGAGCCCATCACCGCCGCCTGAGGAGGAGCCCAGGGGGCCaggccacccacccccacctgatAAGTTCCAGTTTGAGCTGACGCtggaagaggaagatgaggaggaggtgTCTACCGCCCCGGGTGCATTTACGGTGCAGGGATTGTCCGTGGCTCAGGATGCGTCCCCAGCTGAGGAACTCTTGGAGGTCGATGGCCAGGATATGCCCACGGAGGTGAAGGTACAGGAACCTTGCTGCACGCAGCAAGCAGACTCGGCCGGTAGTGTGGCTGCGGGCAAGGACAAGGCCACGTCCCCAGACGCATCCGTGGATGCCGTAGGCCGCAGCAGCCCCCTGGCCCTGTCTGCCGGGAGCCCCCTTCCGCCCGCCTTGAGGACCCCGCCCCCTCCAGAGGACACCCCGGGCCTCCCGGGCCTCCCCTCCACGGCGGCCGAGGTGGGGGCCCAAAAAGAACATCAGGCTGCCAAGAGGGCGTGCAGTGCCTGCACAGGAACGTCCGGCGAGgacccccccccactcccagctcctggggggtgggggtcagctgGAGGCCCTACCTGA
- the KEAP1 gene encoding kelch-like ECH-associated protein 1: MQPEPRPSGAGARTRFLPLRSQRPEGAGDAVMYASTECKAEVTPSQHGNRTFSYTLEDHTKQAFGIMNELRLSQQLCDVTLQVKYEDAPAAQFMAHKVVLASSSPVFKAMFTNGLREQGMEVVSIEGIHPKVMERLIEFAYTASISMGEKCVLHVMNGAVMYQIDSVVRACSDFLVQQLDPSNAIGIANFAEQIGCAELHQRAREYIYMHFGEVAKQEEFFNLSHCQLVTLISRDDLNVRCESEVFHACINWVKYDCEQRRFYVQALLRAVRCHSLTPRFLQMQLQKCEILQADSRCKDYLVKIFQELTLHKPTQVMPCRAPKVGRLIYTAGGYFRQSLSYLEAYNPSDGTWLRLADLQVPRSGLAGCVVGGLLYAVGGRNNSPDGNTDSSALDCYNPMTNQWSPCAPMSVPRNRIGVGVIDGHIYAVGGSHGCIHHNSVERYEPERDEWHLVAPMLTRRIGVGVAVLNRLLYAVGGFDGTNRLNSAECYYPERNEWRMIAPMNTIRSGAGVCVLHNCIYAAGGYDGQDQLNSVERYDVETETWTFVAPMKHRRSALGITVHQGRIYVLGGYDGHTFLDSVECYDPDTDTWSEVTHMTSGRSGVGVAVTMEPCRKQIDQQNCTC, encoded by the exons ATGCAGCCGGAACCGAGGCCTAGCGGGGCTGGGGCCCGCACCCGATTCCTTCCCCTGAGGTCACAGCGCCCCGAGGGGGCAGGGGACGCGGTGATGTACGCCTCCACCGAGTGCAAAGCCGAGGTGACGCCCTCCCAGCACGGCAACCGCACCTTCAGCTACACGCTAGAGGACCACACCAAGCAGGCCTTTGGCATCATGAACGAGCTGCGGCTCAGCCAGCAGCTGTGTGATGTCACACTGCAGGTCAAATACGAGGACGCTCCGGCCGCCCAGTTCATGGCTCACAAGGTGGTGCTGGCCTCATCTAGCCCTGTCTTCAAGGCCATGTTCACCAACGGGCTGCGGGAGCAGGGCATGGAGGTGGTGTCCATTGAGGGCATCCACCCCAAGGTCATGGAGCGCCTAATTGAGTTTGCCTACACGGCCTCCATCTCCATGGGTGAGAAGTGCGTGCTCCACGTGATGAACGGCGCCGTCATGTACCAGATCGACAGTGTCGTCCGCGCCTGCAGCGACTTCCTGGTGCAGCAGCTGGACCCCAGCAACGCCATTGGCATTGCCAACTTCGCCGAACAGATCGGCTGTGCCGAGCTGCACCAGCGAGCCCGCGAGTACATCTACATGCACTTCGGAGAG GTGGCCAAGCAAGAGGAGTTCTTCAACCTGTCCCACTGCCAGCTGGTGACTCTCATCAGCCGAGACGATCTGAACGTGCGCTGCGAGTCCGAGGTCTTCCACGCCTGTATCAACTGGGTCAAGTACGACTGCGAGCAGCGGCGGTTCTACGTGCAGGCGCTGCTCAGGGCTGTGCGATGCCACTCGCTGACACCCCGCTTCCTGCAGATGCAGCTGCAGAAGTGCGAGATCTTGCAGGCGGACTCCCGCTGCAAGGACTACCTGGTCAAGATCTTCCAGGAGCTGACCTTGCACAAGCCCACGCAGGTGATGCCCTGTCGGGCGCCCAAAGTGGGCCGGCTCATCTACACCGCCGGCGGCTACTTCCGCCAGTCGCTCAGCTACCTGGAGGCCTACAACCCCAGCGATGGCACTTGGCTCCGACTGGCGGACCTGCAGGTGCCTCGTAGTGGCCTGGCGGGCTGCGTCGTGGGCGGGCTGCTGTATGCCGTGGGTGGCCGGAACAACTCGCCCGACGGCAACACCGACTCCAGTGCCCTGGACTGCTATAACCCCATGACCAACCAGTGGTCACCCTGTGCCCCCATGAGCGTGCCGCGCAATCGGATTGGGGTTGGGGTCATCGACGGGCACATCTATGCCGTGGGTGGCTCCCATGGCTGCATCCACCACAACAGTGTGGAGAg GTATGAGCCAGAGCGGGACGAGTGGCACCTGGTGGCCCCAATGCTGACTCGAAGGATCGGGGTGGGAGTGGCTGTCCTCAACCGTTTGCTCTATGCCGTCGGGGGCTTTGACGGCACAAACCGCCTCAACTCAGCCGAGTGTTACTACCCAGAGAGAAACGAGTGGCGGATGATCGCACCCATGAACACCATCCGAagtggggcag GAGTCTGTGTCTTGCACAACTGTATCTATGCTGCGGGGGGCTACGATGGTCAGGACCAGCTGAACAGCGTGGAGCGCTATGATGTGGAGACAGAAACGTGGACTTTTGTAGCTCCCATGAAGCATCGGCGAAGTGCCCTGGGGATTACTGTGCACCAGGGAAGAATCTACGTTCTGG GAGGCTACGACGGTCACACGTTCCTGGACAGTGTGGAGTGTTATGACCCAGACACCGACACCTGGAGCGAGGTGACCCACATGACATCCGGCCGGAGCGGCGTGGGTGTCGCCGTCACCATGGAACCCTGCCGAAAGCAGATCGACCAGCAGAACTGTACCTGTTGA
- the S1PR5 gene encoding sphingosine 1-phosphate receptor 5 produces the protein MEPGLLRPAPVSEVIVLHYNYTGKLRGARYQPGAGLRADAAVFLAVCALIVLENLAVLIVLGRHSRFHAPMFLLLGSLTLSDLLAGAVYAANILLSGPLTLRLSPTLWFAREGGVFVALAASVLSLLAIALERRLTMARRGPAPASRWGRTLALVAAAWGVSVLLGLLPSLGWNCLGRLDACSTVLPLYAKAYVLFCVLAFLGILAAICALYARIYCQVRANARRLRERPRAAGGASARARHTPRSLALLRTLSVVLLAFVVCWGPLFLLLLLDVACPARACPVLLQADPFLGLAMANSLLNPIIYTLTNRDLRNALLCLGRRGRCPCSRGHGASQGSESAAGASGRLSRSLPPGLDGSSSRSERSSPQRDGPDTSGSTGGPGAPTAARTLVPAPAAD, from the coding sequence ATGGAGCCCGGGCTGCTGCGGCCGGCGCCGGTGAGCGAGGTCATCGTCTTGCACTACAACTACACAGGCAAGCTTCGCGGAGCACGCTACCAGCCCGGCGCCGGGCTGCGTGCGGACGCTGCCGTGTTCCTGGCCGTGTGCGCGCTCATCGTGCTGGAGAACTTGGCGGTGCTGATCGTGCTGGGGCGCCACTCGCGCTTCCATGCGCCCATGTTCCTGCTCCTGGGCAGCCTTACGCTGTCCGACCTGCTGGCGGGCGCGGTCTATGCCGCCAACATCCTGCTGTCGGGGCCTCTCACGCTGCGCCTGTCGCCCACGCTCTGGTTCGCGCGTGAAGGGGGCGTCTTCGTGGCGCTCGCCGCGTCCGTGCTGAGCCTCCTGGCCATCGCGCTCGAGCGCCGCCTCACCATGGCCCGCCGAGGACCCGCACCCGCCTCCCGTTGGGGACGCACGCTGGCGCTGGTGGCCGCCGCCTGGGGCGTGTCGGTGCTTCTCGGACTACTGCCCTCGCTCGGCTGGAACTGCCTGGGCCGCCTGGACGCCTGCTCCACCGTCCTGCCGCTCTACGCCAAGGCCTACGTGCTCTTCTGTGTGCTCGCCTTCCTCGGCATCCTGGCCGCCATCTGCGCGCTCTACGCGCGCATCTACTGCCAGGTGCGTGCCAACGCGCGCCGCCTGCGGGAGCGCCCCCGGGCCGCCGGGGGCGCCTCCGCTCGGGCACGCCACACGCCGCGCTCGCTGGCCCTGCTGCGCACGCTCAGCGTGGTGCTCCTGGCCTTCGTGGTGTGCTGGGGccctctcttcctgctgctcTTACTCGACGTGGCGTGCCCAGCGCGCGCCTGCCCCGTGCTCCTGCAGGCCGACCCCTTCCTGGGTCTGGCCATGGCCAACTCGCTTCTGAACCCGATCATTTACACGCTCACCAACCGCGACCTGCGCAACGCCCTCCTGTGTCTCGGCCGCCGCGGCCGCTGCCCCTGCAGCAGAGGGCACGGCGCCTCCCAGGGGTCCGAGAGCGCTGCTGGGGCTTCGGGACGCTTGAGCCGCTCGCTGCCCCCTGGCTTGGACGGCAGCTCCAGCCGCTCCGAGCGCTCCTCACCCCAGCGGGACGGGCCGGACACTAGCGGCTCCACTGGCGGCCCGGGTGCGCCCACAGCCGCCCGGACCCTGGTACCGGCACCTGCCGCAGACTGA